The Thunnus maccoyii chromosome 9, fThuMac1.1, whole genome shotgun sequence genome includes a region encoding these proteins:
- the LOC121904477 gene encoding sodium-coupled neutral amino acid transporter 2-like isoform X2 codes for MCHPTILPMYKELKDRSRRKMQGVANVSFLAVFIMYLLAALFGYLTFNVSVETDLLHTYSQVYGSNILLLIVRLAVLTAVTLAVPMVLFPVRTSVNQLLYASKDFSWIRHTIITVILLAGINKLVIFVPAIRDIFGFLGTAAAAMLIFILPSSFYIKLVKKESMKSVQKIMATAFLLCGFVVMIGSISLVL; via the exons ATGTGCCACCCGACCATCCTGCCCATGTACAAGGAGCTCAAAGA CCGTTCCCGTAGAAAGATGCAAGGTGTTGCCAACGTGTCTTTCCTGGCCGTGTTCATCATGTATCTGCTGGCTGCCCTCTTCGGATATCTGACTTTCAACG TTTCCGTGGAGACTGATTTGCTGCACACCTACTCCCAGGTCTACGGGTCTAACATTCTCCTGCTGATCGTCCGTCTGGCCGTGCTGACCGCCGTCACCCTCGCCGTCCCCATGGTGCTCTTCCCT GTTCGTACCTCCGTCAACCAGCTCCTGTACGCCTCTAAGGACTTCAGCTGGATCCGCCACACCATCATCACAGTGATCCTGCTGGCCGGCATCAACAAGCTGGTCATCTTTGTCCCAGCCATCAGGGACATCTTTGGCTTCCTTG gtacagctgctgctgccatgCTCATCTTCATCCTGCCCTCCAGTTTCTACATCAAACTGGTCAAGAAGGAGTCCATGAAGTCTGTGCAAAAGATTATG GCTACCGCCTTCCTGCTGTGTGGCTTCGTGGTCATGATTGGCAGCATTAGCCTTGTGCTGTAA
- the LOC121904477 gene encoding sodium-coupled neutral amino acid transporter 2-like isoform X1 — MFGCKTYSLICFFFLSQTVYAVVPLIFSFMCHPTILPMYKELKDRSRRKMQGVANVSFLAVFIMYLLAALFGYLTFNVSVETDLLHTYSQVYGSNILLLIVRLAVLTAVTLAVPMVLFPVRTSVNQLLYASKDFSWIRHTIITVILLAGINKLVIFVPAIRDIFGFLGTAAAAMLIFILPSSFYIKLVKKESMKSVQKIMATAFLLCGFVVMIGSISLVL; from the exons ATGTTTGGGTGTAAAACTTATagtttgatctgttttttttttctctcccagaCTGTCTATGCTGTCGTCCCCCTGATTTTCTCCTTCATGTGCCACCCGACCATCCTGCCCATGTACAAGGAGCTCAAAGA CCGTTCCCGTAGAAAGATGCAAGGTGTTGCCAACGTGTCTTTCCTGGCCGTGTTCATCATGTATCTGCTGGCTGCCCTCTTCGGATATCTGACTTTCAACG TTTCCGTGGAGACTGATTTGCTGCACACCTACTCCCAGGTCTACGGGTCTAACATTCTCCTGCTGATCGTCCGTCTGGCCGTGCTGACCGCCGTCACCCTCGCCGTCCCCATGGTGCTCTTCCCT GTTCGTACCTCCGTCAACCAGCTCCTGTACGCCTCTAAGGACTTCAGCTGGATCCGCCACACCATCATCACAGTGATCCTGCTGGCCGGCATCAACAAGCTGGTCATCTTTGTCCCAGCCATCAGGGACATCTTTGGCTTCCTTG gtacagctgctgctgccatgCTCATCTTCATCCTGCCCTCCAGTTTCTACATCAAACTGGTCAAGAAGGAGTCCATGAAGTCTGTGCAAAAGATTATG GCTACCGCCTTCCTGCTGTGTGGCTTCGTGGTCATGATTGGCAGCATTAGCCTTGTGCTGTAA